The DNA window AAATACTTTTTTTAGATTAATATTTTACATAATTGTACTTTTTTTTATTTTTTATTCTTCCATTTATTCTTTTTTATTCTTTTTTATATAACATTATTTTTTTTAAATAAAAATTCTTTAATGAAACTTATATATTTTAACTAAAAACTTTTTTTTTAATAAAAGGTAAAGGTGAATTTATGTCAAATGGATTCATTGTGTATAGTCCACTTACAACAAAATCTGTAAAAGACTTTACAACTAATACTGAAGAAAATGAGAGAATTCTCCTTGAAGGAATCGCATCCACTACAAATAAAGATTTGTATGGTGAAATTATTTCTCCAGATGCAATGAAAAAAATGGTTGAACAAGCACCTACACTAAATATTCATGGTGATCATAGATATGGTCTTGATCATGTGATAGGTGCAGTGAAAGATGTTTCTGAAAGTGAAGGAAAACTCCATATAAAATTTCTTGTAACCAAAAAATATTCACCACTTATTAAGGACATGTTAGATACTGGTATTCATCTTGGACTTAGTATTGGTGGATTTGTAAAAGATTATGATACCACCACAAAGACAATAAAAAACATTAATTTAAAAGAGATTAGCCTAACAGCATTACCCGCGAATTGGGATACTTTCGGAACTGTTAGAAGTAAAAATCTCGTAAAATCAAATTGTTTTACAGGGGCATGTCATAATATAGTTAAAAATTTAAAGGCGGATAATATGTCTAAAGAAGAAGAAACCAATAATAATATTGATGTTAATGAAAATGAAAATAATGAAAATACAAAATTCATTACACAAGAAGATGCTGAAAAATACTTCAATGAGTTAATGGCTGAAAAAGAACAATCAATCACTGAAACTGTTCTTAGTAACGTTGAATCAAAAATTAATAGTATGGTTAATACTGCTATAGATGAAGCATTAGAACAAGGAAACAAAACTGAATCAGATACCGAATCTGATGATGAAATTGTAAAAAATTTACTTACTGAATTTAATAAAAACATGGATTCTAAACTTCAAGAATTTAATAATAGATTTTTTAAAAATCTTCAAGATAATAGAAATCCAAAAAACCATGTAGATAAAGCTTTACAAAAGGAACCAGAACAAAAAAATGAAAATGAATATTCTACAAAAAGTATAGCTGAAAAAATAGCAAGTATAGATTAAATTTATAATTTTTTTTATTTTAAATATTATTTTTTTAAATAGGAGTAATTGATATTTATGTCTGAAATAACTATCCATGATATTGCAACTAAACTCGAATCACAATCTAACGAATTAAAAGAATTAAGAAAAGCAATGGGTGCTACTACTGATGCACCAACTTCAATGCAAATTGAATATACTAAAGAGATTAAAAGTAAA is part of the Methanobrevibacter boviskoreani JH1 genome and encodes:
- a CDS encoding HK97 family phage prohead protease, giving the protein MSNGFIVYSPLTTKSVKDFTTNTEENERILLEGIASTTNKDLYGEIISPDAMKKMVEQAPTLNIHGDHRYGLDHVIGAVKDVSESEGKLHIKFLVTKKYSPLIKDMLDTGIHLGLSIGGFVKDYDTTTKTIKNINLKEISLTALPANWDTFGTVRSKNLVKSNCFTGACHNIVKNLKADNMSKEEETNNNIDVNENENNENTKFITQEDAEKYFNELMAEKEQSITETVLSNVESKINSMVNTAIDEALEQGNKTESDTESDDEIVKNLLTEFNKNMDSKLQEFNNRFFKNLQDNRNPKNHVDKALQKEPEQKNENEYSTKSIAEKIASID